A genomic segment from Triticum dicoccoides isolate Atlit2015 ecotype Zavitan chromosome 1A, WEW_v2.0, whole genome shotgun sequence encodes:
- the LOC119274342 gene encoding putative pentatricopeptide repeat-containing protein At3g25060, mitochondrial: MHPFSLLDDPRRLRRLLSSCAALRTLTRLHALLIVSSSASSHHILSSCLATAYARAGDLAAAESTLATAPTSPSSIAAWNALLAAHSRGASPDEALRVFRALPAAVRPDSTTFTLALSACARLGDLAAGEVVRDRASKAGYRNDIFVCSSLLNLYAKWGAMDDAVKVLDRMRKRDRVTWSTMVTGFVNAGQPVQAIEMYMRMREDGLEGDEVVIVGVMQACAATGHVRMGASVHGYLLRHATRMDVVISTSLVDMYAKNGLFDQARRVFELMPHRNDVSWSALISQLAQYGNADEALGLFRQMQVSGFQPNSGPVVGALLACSDLGLLKLGKSIHGFILRSLELDRMVGTAVIDMYSKCGSLASAQMLFDKVVSRDLISWNVMIACFGAHGRGRDALSLFQEMKKNKERPDHATFASLLSALSHSGLVEEGKFWFDCMVNDYGIEPAEKHLVSIVDLLARSGLVEEANDLLASMHTRPTISILVALLSGCLNNKKLELGESTAEKILELQPGDVGVLALVSNLYAAAKNWDKVREVRKLMKDHGSKKVPGCSSIEIRGALHTFVMEDQSHPQHRQILRMISKLDSEMRKIGYVPKTEFVYHDLEEGVKEQLLSRHSERLATIAFGLLSTSPGTRLVVIKNLRVCGDCHDAIKYMSKIADREIVVRDAKRFHHFKDGACSCGDYW; the protein is encoded by the coding sequence ATGCACCCCTTCTCCTTGCTCGACGACCCGCGCCGTCTCCGCCGGCTCCTCTCGTCCTGCGCGGCGCTCCGGACACTCACCCGCCTCCACGCCCTCCTGATcgtctcctcctccgcctcctcccacCACATTCTTTCCTCCTGCCTCGCCACCGCTTACGCCCgcgccggcgacctcgccgccgccgagTCCACGCTCGCCACCGCGCCCACGTCGCCCTCCTCCATCGCCGCGTGGAACGCCCTCCTCGCGGCGCATTCccgcggggcctccccggacgaggCGCTGCGCGTCTTCCGCGCTCTCCCGGCCGCCGTGCGCCCCGACAGCACCACCTTCACGCTCGCGCTCTCCGCGTGCGCGCGCCTCGGGGACCTCGCCGCCGGGGAGGTCGTCAGGGACCGCGCGTCCAAGGCAGGGTACAGGAACGACATCTTCGTGTGCTCGTCGCTGCTAAACTTGTACGCAAAATGGGGCGCCATGGACGACGCCGTCAAGGTGCTCGACCGAATGCGGAAGAGGGACCGCGTCACCTGGAGCACCATGGTTACCGGATTCGTGAACGCGGGGCAGCCGGTTCAGGCGATCGAGATGTATATGAGGATGAGGGAGGACGGTCTGGAGGGAGACGAGGTGGTTATTGTCGGGGTTATGCAGGCTTGTGCAGCAACAGGGCATGTCCGGATGGGGGCCTCGGTTCATGGGTACTTGTTGCGGCATGCTACGCGGATGGACGTTGTCATCTCGACAAGCCTTGTGGACATGTATGCGAAGAATGGACTGTTTGATCAGGCGCGCCGGGTGTTTGAGCTGATGCCGCACAGGAATGATGTGTCGTGGAGCGCACTGATCTCACAGCTTGCTCAGTATGGGAATGCGGATGAGGCACTTGGCTTGTTCAGACAGATGCAGGTATCTGGTTTTCAGCCCAATTCAGGGCCAGTTGTTGGTGCACTATTAGCTTGTTCGGATCTTGGACTCTTGAAGCTAGGGAAGTCAATACATGGTTTCATCTTGAGGAGCCTCGAGCTCGATCGCATGGTAGGTACAGCAGTCATTGATATGTACTCAAAATGCGGCTCCCTCGCAAGCGCCCAAATGCTTTTCGATAAGGTTGTCTCGAGAGACTTGATTTCGTGGAATGTGATGATTGCATGCTTTGGTGCTCATGGACGAGGCCGTGATGCCCTCTCCTTGTTCCAGGAAATGAAGAAAAACAAAGAGAGACCTGATCACGCCACATTTGCTTCTCTTTTGTCGGCTCTCAGCCACTCCGGTCTCGTAGAAGAAGGGAAATTCTGGTTCGATTGCATGGTTAATGATTACGGAATTGAACCTGCCGAGAAACACTTGGTGTCTATAGTGGATCTCTTGGCTCGTTCTGGTCTGGTTGAAGAGGCCAATGACCTTCTGGCATCAATGCACACCAGACCAACCATCTCAATTTTGGTCGCTCTGCTTTCAGGCTGTCTGAATAACAAGAAGCTGGAACTTGGGGAGAGCACAGCAGAGAAGATCCTTGAACTGCAACCTGGGGATGTCGGCGTCCTTGCTTTGGTCTCAAATCTTTACGCCGCTGCCAAGAACTGGGACAAGGTCAGGGAAGTGCGCAAGCTAATGAAGGACCATGGCAGCAAGAAGGTGCCCGGGTGTAGCTCAATAGAGATACGCGGAGCACTGCATACATTCGTCATGGAAGATCAGAGCCATCCTCAGCATAGACAGATTCTGCGGATGATCTCCAAGCTCGACTCCGAGATGAGGAAGATAGGCTACGTCCCGAAGACGGAGTTTGTGTACCATGACCTCGAGGAAGGCGTCAAGGAGCAGCTTCTCAGCCGCCACAGCGAGAGGCTGGCC
- the LOC119274351 gene encoding MLO-like protein 9, with product MGGGEGGEGARALDQTPTWAVVAVCAVIVAVSILLEGILHHLGQWFSKRKKKALFDALEKVKSELMTLGFISLLLTVTARYISRICIPAGAADTMLPCKLSRSSEHGEGHGRRHLSEEPAYFSCPKGMVSLVSTDGLHQLHIFVFFLAVFHVTFSAITMSLGRAKTRIWKEWEKDTSSITYEFSADPSKFRLTHQTSFVRQHASCWSKSTIMLYVVSFFRQFFRSVRRTDYLTLRHGFIAAHLSPGTRFNFQKYIKRSLQDDFKTVVGISPPLWASALAVMLFNVHGWHNLFWFSTIPLIVILAVGTKLQAIIARMAVEITEKHTVIQGMPVVKLSDEHFWFGKPHMVLHLIHFALFQNAFEITYFFWIWYEFGLRSCFHDNFEFIIARICLGGVVQFVCSYITLPLHALVSQMGSSMKRTIFDEQTSKALKKWHKTVKKKQQQQQQQKGSSHASSETPTTDTPEAGRLSQCQFVAEAAPVANRHLHRYKTIAHVGATRALSDSDCSDTDAEAQTRYLIPPTKQRSLDSEVRVDVDAATPDHRDSFSFQRPPPAQNTMEK from the exons ATGGGCGGCGGCGAAGGCGGGGAGGGGGCGCGGGCGCTGGACCAGACGCCGACGTGGGCCGTGGTCGCCGTctgcgccgtcatcgtcgccgtctcCATCCTCCTCGAGGGCATCCTCCACCACCTCGGCCAG TGGttcagcaagaggaagaagaaggcgctgTTCGACGCTCTGGAGAAGGTTAAATCCG AGCTCATGACTCTGGGCTTCATCTCGCTGCTGCTGACTGTCACGGCGAGGTACATATCGCGCATCTGCATCCCGGCGGGGGCCGCCGACACCATGCTGCCCTGCAAGCTCTCCAGGAGCTCGGAGCACGGAGAGGGCCACGGCCGACGGCACCTGTCTGAAGAGCCGGCCTACTTCTCATGCCCCAAA GGTATGGTGTCACTCGTTTCAACCGATGGGCTACACCAGCTACATATCTTCGTGTTCTTCCTGGCCGTCTTCCATGTAACGTTCAGTGCTATTACAATGTCCCTGGGCAGAGCAAAG ACGCGGATATGGAAGGAGTGGGAAAAGGATACTTCCTCCATCACCTATGAATTTTCAGCCG ATCCATCGAAATTCCGGCTCACTCACCAGACTTCTTTTGTGAGGCAGCACGCAAGCTGTTGGAGCAAAAGCACGATTATGCTCTATGTC GTGAGCTTCTTTAGGCAGTTTTTCAGATCTGTTCGGAGGACAGACTACCTGACTTTGCGGCACGGATTCATTGCT GCTCATTTATCCCCAGGGACTAGGTTCAACTTCCAAAAGTACATCAAGAGATCTTTGCAGGATGATTTCAAGACAGTTGTTGGCATTAG TCCACCTCTATGGGCTTCTGCTCTGGCTGTCATGCTCTTCAATGTTCATG GATGGCATAACTTGTTCTGGTTCTCCACAATTCCCCTTATA GTGATTTTAGCTGTTGGAACAAAGCTGCAGGCTATTATTGCAAGGATGGCTGTTGAAATTACAGAAAAACACACAGTTATTCAAGGAATGCCAGTGGTGAAACTCAGTGATGAACATTTCTGGTTCGGAAAGCCTCATATGGTTCTTCACCTTATCCATTTTGCATTATTCCAG AATGCATTTGAGATTACTTATTTCTTTTGGATTTGG TATGAATTCGGCTTGAGGTCCTGTTTCCATGACAACTTTGAGTTTATCATTGCAAGGATCTGCCTTGG GGGTGTCGTCCAATTTGTGTGCAGCTATATCACGCTTCCGCTCCATGCCCTTGTATCTCAG ATGGGATCTTCGATGAAGCGAACCATCTTCGACGAGCAGACGTCGAAGGCCCTGAAGAAGTGGCacaagacggtgaagaagaagcagcagcagcaacagcagcagaagGGATCATCGCATGCCTCCTCAGAGACGCCAACCACGGACACGCCCGAGGCAGGCCGGCTTAGCCAGTGCCAGTTCGTCGCCGAGGCGGCGCCGGTGGCGAACCGGCACCTCCACCGCTACAAGACCATAGCGCACGTCGGCGCCACCAGGGCGCTCTCTGACTCGGACTGCTCAGACACCGATGCCGAGGCGCAGACGAGGTACCTGATCCCGCCCACGAAGCAGAGGAGCCTGGACTCAGAGGTCCGTGTGGACGTGGACGCCGCGACGCCGGATCACCGTGATAGTTTCTCCTTTCAGAGGCCGCCGCCTGCTCAGAATACGATGGAGAAATGA